A window of the Cyanobacteria bacterium GSL.Bin1 genome harbors these coding sequences:
- a CDS encoding type II toxin-antitoxin system prevent-host-death family antitoxin, with protein MKMINIHAAKTSLSQLIELALAGEEVIISKAGQPLVRLVPYTTSTEPRKPGDWAGQVKIADDFDVTPEEVINSFYEEEI; from the coding sequence ATGAAAATGATTAACATTCATGCTGCCAAGACCTCTCTTTCGCAATTAATCGAATTAGCACTTGCTGGGGAGGAAGTCATCATTAGTAAAGCGGGTCAACCTCTTGTCCGACTCGTTCCTTATACGACTAGCACTGAACCGAGAAAACCTGGAGATTGGGCAGGTCAAGTCAAAATCGCTGATGACTTTGATGTCACGCCTGAAGAAGTCATTAATTCCTTCTACGAAGAAGAAATATGA